The following are encoded together in the Microterricola viridarii genome:
- a CDS encoding Pr6Pr family membrane protein, whose product MKILFASLRAIAAIAIVVAITAQFLHTASLTTVYPLNFFGYFTNQSNIIAAMAFAISALFIFSKRAQPDWLIYLRALATVVMAIVGIVYNTILVNAGLDDSFNLQWSNDILHIWIPIYAVLDWALFGDRKKLPFDKLWVMLIYPVIWLVVVLIRGASDGWVPYPFLDPATGYASVAVYCLIISAVTILFGYAAYALSRVRVLKP is encoded by the coding sequence GTGAAGATTCTGTTTGCCAGCCTCCGGGCGATCGCAGCCATCGCGATCGTCGTGGCGATCACCGCCCAGTTCCTGCACACCGCGTCGTTGACGACGGTCTATCCGCTCAACTTCTTCGGGTACTTCACCAACCAGAGCAACATCATCGCCGCCATGGCCTTCGCCATTTCGGCGCTCTTCATCTTCAGCAAGCGCGCCCAGCCCGACTGGCTCATCTACCTGCGTGCGCTGGCAACGGTCGTGATGGCGATCGTCGGCATCGTCTACAACACGATCCTCGTCAATGCGGGCCTCGACGACTCGTTCAACCTTCAGTGGTCCAACGACATCCTGCACATCTGGATCCCGATCTATGCCGTGCTGGACTGGGCGCTCTTCGGCGACCGGAAGAAGCTGCCCTTCGACAAGCTCTGGGTGATGCTCATCTACCCGGTCATCTGGCTCGTGGTCGTGTTGATCCGCGGCGCGAGCGATGGCTGGGTGCCCTACCCCTTCCTCGACCCGGCCACCGGCTACGCCTCCGTCGCCGTGTACTGCCTGATCATCTCGGCGGTGACGATCCTGTTCGGCTACGCGGCGTACGCGTTGAGCCGAGTGCGCGTGCTGAAGCCTTAG
- a CDS encoding DUF7144 family membrane protein, producing MNSAAVNRRPGGVTLVAVLVWISGAFDVVGGVLLLFMQNDAGLQDSFSGKTGLVTTAVVDIVLGIIVVVVANGLLRGRNGARLIITVVEVFSITAGIFTSIAAPTLLSTELLGVLLSVVVLALLWSRSASAYFLP from the coding sequence ATGAACAGCGCAGCCGTGAATCGTCGTCCGGGCGGGGTCACACTCGTCGCGGTGCTGGTGTGGATCTCGGGAGCATTCGACGTCGTTGGCGGGGTGCTTCTGCTCTTCATGCAGAATGACGCCGGGCTGCAGGATTCCTTCAGCGGGAAGACGGGCCTGGTCACGACGGCGGTCGTGGACATCGTGCTCGGAATCATCGTGGTCGTCGTTGCGAACGGGCTGCTGCGGGGTCGGAACGGCGCACGCCTGATCATCACGGTGGTGGAGGTGTTCTCCATCACGGCGGGCATCTTCACGTCCATCGCGGCACCCACGCTGCTCTCCACCGAGCTCCTCGGGGTGCTGCTCTCGGTGGTCGTGCTGGCGCTGCTCTGGTCGCGATCCGCGAGCGCGTACTTCCTGCCCTAG
- a CDS encoding acyl-CoA dehydrogenase: MVDTARSTAHVQDAPAEDAAAPAPAAVPDTAPVQITGTPGAPRVDVAKLSRQMLGSWPEDRLASRELAGRPEMQRIEGQTMEEHRERVLGQLKLLVENGQVHRGFPKAQGGRDDHGGNIAGFEELVLADPSLQIKSGVQWGLFASAILHLGTQYHHETFLPDAMSLAVPGAYAMTEIGHGSDVASVATTATYDEATQEFVINTPFRAAWKEFLGNAALHGTAATVFAQLITKGVNHGVHAFYTPIRGEDGEFLPGVGGEDDGLKGGLNGIDNGRLHFTNVRVPRVNLLNRYGDVAEDGTYTSPIASPGRRFFTMLSTLVQGRVSLDGAAATASAMGLAIAIKYGAERRQFTAGSDTDEEVILDYQRHQRRLLPRLATTYAALFAHDEFLVKFDAVFSGKADSDADREDLETLAAALKPLSTWHALDTLQEAREACGGAGFMASNRLVGLRQDLDVYVTFEGDNNVLLQLVAKRLLTDYSKKFAKAPAATVARLVASQAADRAYHGSGLRSLAQTVADFGSTARSVDHLRDANAQREFLTDRVETMIAGVAGVLREAKGMSKADAAELFNSQQNELIEAARAHGELLQWEAFTRALDTWNATTDPGTTQVLTWLRDLFGLGLIEKHAAWYLINGRLSPQRAQSVSAYIDRLLGRLRPHAVDLVDAFGYGPEHLRATIATGIEQERQEEARAYYAEQRASGTAPLDEKVLAKAAAKAAKAAAKVDAKPAAQAKR; encoded by the coding sequence ATGGTTGACACAGCTCGCAGCACCGCCCACGTACAGGACGCCCCCGCAGAGGATGCCGCTGCCCCGGCGCCCGCGGCCGTGCCGGACACCGCGCCGGTCCAGATCACCGGCACCCCCGGCGCCCCGCGGGTCGACGTCGCCAAGCTCAGCCGTCAGATGCTCGGTAGCTGGCCGGAGGACCGCCTCGCCTCGCGCGAGCTGGCCGGCCGCCCGGAGATGCAGCGCATCGAGGGCCAGACCATGGAGGAGCACCGGGAGCGCGTGCTCGGCCAGCTCAAGCTGCTGGTCGAGAACGGTCAGGTACACCGCGGGTTCCCCAAGGCGCAGGGCGGTCGCGACGACCACGGTGGCAACATCGCCGGCTTCGAAGAGCTCGTTCTGGCCGACCCGAGCCTGCAGATCAAGTCCGGGGTTCAGTGGGGCCTGTTCGCGTCGGCGATCCTGCACCTGGGGACCCAGTACCACCACGAGACCTTCCTGCCCGACGCCATGAGCCTGGCCGTGCCGGGCGCCTACGCCATGACCGAGATCGGTCACGGCTCCGACGTGGCCAGCGTCGCCACCACGGCCACGTATGACGAGGCGACGCAGGAGTTCGTCATCAACACGCCTTTCCGTGCCGCCTGGAAGGAGTTCCTCGGCAACGCGGCCCTGCACGGCACCGCCGCCACCGTGTTCGCCCAGCTCATCACGAAGGGCGTCAACCACGGTGTGCACGCCTTCTACACGCCGATCCGCGGCGAGGACGGCGAGTTCCTCCCGGGCGTCGGCGGTGAGGATGACGGCCTCAAGGGCGGCTTGAACGGCATCGACAACGGCCGGCTGCACTTCACGAACGTGCGTGTGCCCCGCGTCAACCTGCTCAACCGCTACGGCGACGTCGCCGAGGACGGCACGTACACGAGCCCGATCGCGAGCCCGGGGCGCCGCTTCTTCACGATGCTCTCCACGCTCGTGCAGGGGCGTGTCTCGCTCGACGGGGCGGCCGCCACCGCATCCGCAATGGGGCTGGCCATCGCCATCAAATACGGGGCAGAGCGCCGCCAGTTCACCGCGGGCAGCGACACCGACGAAGAGGTGATCCTCGACTACCAGCGGCACCAGCGCCGACTGTTGCCGCGCCTGGCCACGACCTACGCCGCGCTGTTCGCGCACGACGAGTTCCTGGTGAAGTTCGATGCCGTGTTCAGCGGCAAGGCCGACAGCGATGCGGACCGCGAAGACCTCGAGACTCTGGCCGCCGCACTCAAGCCGTTGAGCACCTGGCACGCGCTGGACACGCTGCAGGAGGCCCGCGAGGCCTGCGGCGGCGCCGGCTTCATGGCCAGCAACCGACTCGTCGGGCTGCGCCAAGACCTCGACGTCTACGTCACGTTCGAGGGTGACAACAACGTGCTGCTGCAGTTGGTGGCCAAGCGCCTGCTGACCGACTACTCCAAGAAGTTCGCCAAGGCGCCAGCCGCCACGGTCGCCCGCCTCGTCGCCAGCCAGGCCGCGGACCGGGCCTACCACGGCAGCGGCCTGCGCAGCCTGGCCCAGACCGTCGCCGACTTCGGCTCGACAGCCCGCTCTGTCGACCACCTGCGCGACGCAAACGCGCAGCGGGAGTTCCTCACCGACCGCGTCGAGACCATGATCGCCGGTGTCGCGGGAGTGCTGCGCGAGGCCAAAGGCATGAGCAAGGCGGATGCCGCCGAGCTGTTCAACTCGCAGCAAAACGAGCTGATCGAGGCGGCCCGCGCCCACGGCGAGTTGCTGCAGTGGGAGGCATTCACCCGCGCACTCGACACGTGGAACGCCACCACCGACCCGGGCACAACCCAGGTGCTCACCTGGCTGCGCGACCTGTTCGGCCTCGGACTGATCGAGAAGCACGCCGCCTGGTACCTGATCAACGGGCGCCTCTCGCCGCAGCGCGCGCAGTCCGTCAGCGCGTACATCGACCGTCTGCTCGGCCGACTGCGCCCGCACGCCGTCGACCTCGTCGACGCCTTCGGTTACGGCCCGGAGCACCTGCGCGCCACGATCGCCACCGGCATCGAGCAGGAGCGCCAGGAGGAGGCGCGCGCCTACTACGCCGAACAGCGGGCATCCGGAACGGCGCCGCTGGACGAGAAGGTGCTCGCCAAGGCGGCCGCGAAGGCCGCCAAGGCCGCGGCCAAGGTCGACGCCAAGCCCGCCGCCCAAGCAAAACGGTAG
- a CDS encoding LLM class F420-dependent oxidoreductase, translating into MRFGYNIGYWRQGPPAGALEAVREAERLGFDSVWTSEAYGSDALTPLAWWGSQTERLKLGTAIMQMSARAATATAMAAITLDHLSDGRFILGLGASGPQVVEGWYGQPYPKPLARTREYVDIVRQVLAREAPVTSDGPFYPLPYPGNDGAGLGKPLVSTVHPLRRDLPIFLAAEGPKNVALAAEIADGWLPFLFSPQQSAEAAAQLAAGFALRSSERSPAFAFEVAVTVPVVLNDDVEKAADAVRPMIALYVGGMGAKGANFHRDVVARMGYEAECDTIQELFLAGRKEEAIAAVPTRLVEEIALVGPAAKIRDELARWEESVVTTILVQGDVRTVRGVAELLG; encoded by the coding sequence ATGCGATTCGGGTACAACATCGGCTACTGGCGGCAGGGGCCGCCGGCCGGCGCCCTCGAGGCCGTGCGCGAGGCCGAACGGCTCGGCTTCGACTCCGTCTGGACCAGTGAGGCCTACGGCTCCGACGCGCTGACGCCGCTGGCCTGGTGGGGGTCGCAGACGGAGCGGTTGAAGCTCGGCACCGCCATCATGCAGATGTCGGCGCGCGCGGCCACGGCCACGGCGATGGCCGCCATCACCCTGGACCACCTGAGCGACGGCCGCTTCATCCTCGGCCTCGGCGCCTCCGGGCCGCAGGTGGTCGAGGGCTGGTACGGGCAGCCGTACCCGAAGCCGCTGGCGCGCACCCGGGAGTATGTCGACATCGTGCGCCAGGTGCTGGCCCGCGAGGCGCCGGTCACCAGCGACGGCCCGTTCTACCCGCTGCCCTACCCGGGCAACGACGGCGCGGGGCTCGGCAAGCCGCTGGTCTCAACGGTGCACCCGCTGCGTCGCGACCTGCCGATCTTCCTCGCCGCAGAGGGGCCGAAGAACGTGGCACTCGCCGCCGAGATCGCCGACGGCTGGCTGCCGTTCCTGTTCTCGCCGCAGCAGAGCGCAGAGGCGGCGGCCCAACTGGCCGCAGGTTTCGCGCTCCGCTCGAGCGAGCGCTCGCCGGCATTCGCCTTCGAGGTGGCCGTCACCGTGCCGGTCGTGCTGAACGACGACGTCGAGAAGGCGGCGGATGCCGTGCGCCCGATGATCGCGCTGTACGTCGGCGGCATGGGCGCCAAGGGCGCGAACTTCCACCGCGACGTCGTCGCCCGGATGGGTTACGAGGCCGAGTGCGACACCATTCAGGAGTTGTTCTTGGCCGGGCGCAAGGAGGAGGCCATCGCCGCCGTACCGACCCGGCTGGTCGAGGAGATCGCGCTGGTCGGCCCTGCCGCGAAGATCCGTGACGAGCTGGCCCGGTGGGAGGAGTCGGTCGTCACCACGATCCTCGTTCAGGGCGATGTGCGCACAGTGCGCGGCGTGGCCGAGCTGCTCGGCTAG